In Aegilops tauschii subsp. strangulata cultivar AL8/78 chromosome 3, Aet v6.0, whole genome shotgun sequence, one genomic interval encodes:
- the LOC109757374 gene encoding uncharacterized protein: SQANQSSPIGCQVAGPVSAQFCTKPPAVSLNQPVCSPRSSRDCGVCQCVFCADDELRLLPACRHAFHSVCVDPWLRANPSCPLCHAFIALPYPPLPELLRVELDSVSSRRSTSSSSSAAVAAAPPEGVRAYPLPNSNTNTEYLVEEDLQVVLKPPSAANPAPPPPPTARNTGEPSQQLAAAAERALSSSVTPTASFRSVGRSSSRWSSRWSSGRWSSRYDAGSVTAAATAEWWWNMDGGVAPASRRAESEDGSAFYGFVRWLTGAY; encoded by the coding sequence TCCCAGGCCAATCAGAGCTCGCCAATTGGCTGCCAAGTGGCTGGACCGGTCAGCGCGCAGTTTTGCACAAAACCCCCTGCCGTTTCCCTGAATCAACCCGTGTGCAGTCCCAGGTCGTCCAGGGACTGCGGCGTGTGCCAGTGCGTGTTCTGCGCCGACGACGAGCTCCGCCTCCTGCCGGCGTGCCGCCACGCGTTCCACTCCGTCTGCGTCGACCCGTGGCTCCGCGCCAACCCGTCCTGCCCTCTCTGCCACGCCTTCATCGCACTCCCGTACCCGCCGCTCCCCGAGCTCCTTCGCGTCGAGCTCGACAGCGTCAGCAGCCGCCGCTCCActtcctcgtcctcctccgcggccgtcgcCGCAGCGCCGCCAGAGGGAGTCCGCGCGTACCCGCTCCCCAACTCCAACACCAACACAGAGTACCTCGTGGAGGAGGACCTCCAGGTGGTCCTCAAGCCGCCCAGCGCTGCCAACCCGGCGCCACCGCCGCCACCCACGGCTCGAAATACCGGCGAGCCGAGCCAGCAGCTGGCAGCCGCGGCGGAGCGCGCGCTGTCGTCGTCCGTGACGCCGACAGCGTCGTTCAGGTCGGTGGGGCGTTCCAGCAGCAGGTGGAGCAGCCGGTGGAGCAGCGGGCGGTGGAGCAGCCGGTACGACGCCGGGAGCGTGACGGCCGCCGCCACGGCCGAGTGGTGGTGGAACATGGACGGCGGGGTGGCGCCAGCGTCGCGGCGGGCCGAGTCCGAGGACGGCAGCGCGTTCTACGGGTTCGTGCGGTGGCTGACGGGAGCATACTAG